In one Nodosilinea sp. FACHB-141 genomic region, the following are encoded:
- a CDS encoding glycosyltransferase, with product MKSSLALFAEPVLANARRLLWLSLWLLCIPMAVYIAALDYGHSLGILQWALLAVSLIGLVIINAETAVVIYSSRRSNPWFDRGLLQRWCRVRQQRLSSVVPESLPPQGALPVVSVPLVSTPFVSVPFVSVIVAAYLPNEQDIIEDTLLHWLTQVTPPSQGWEIILAYNTPTRLPVEDRLQVLARRYPALVLLPVPHSHSKAENLNAALQVAAGEMTGIFDADHHPAADCLSRAWAWLYQGRYDVVQGRNIIRNAQDSWLTQLIAVEFECIYGISHYGRSLLADTALFGGSNGYWRTSALRHLGFHHTRLTEDIDVTVRGLLGGCRLVHDPAIVTTELAPDNLRGLWFQRQRWSQGWLEVAGLHLGRVARSPRLDAVQKPYWVLMLLFSQFFYPLVWQVVPMLLSIHLSGRDRDLNFENLNLVLMGLLTLSVVLQVAVAMLLRPKESTYTRRHGVLYCVLSPVYFWLKALIGMVAIVNHLSGSRVWRVTARTKSKPNRWMVALRGAK from the coding sequence ATGAAGTCGAGCTTGGCGCTGTTTGCTGAGCCTGTTCTGGCCAACGCCAGACGGCTACTGTGGTTGAGCCTCTGGCTGCTGTGCATACCGATGGCGGTATACATTGCTGCTCTTGACTACGGTCATAGCCTGGGGATACTGCAATGGGCCCTACTGGCCGTTTCACTGATTGGTCTGGTGATCATCAACGCCGAAACCGCCGTTGTGATCTACAGCAGCCGTCGGTCTAACCCCTGGTTTGATCGGGGACTGCTGCAGCGCTGGTGCCGGGTGCGGCAGCAACGGCTGTCGTCTGTGGTGCCGGAGTCGCTGCCGCCCCAGGGCGCCCTGCCCGTGGTTTCGGTGCCCCTGGTTTCAACGCCGTTTGTTTCGGTGCCCTTTGTCTCGGTGATTGTGGCGGCCTACCTGCCCAACGAGCAAGACATCATTGAAGACACGTTGCTGCACTGGTTGACCCAAGTGACGCCGCCATCCCAGGGGTGGGAGATTATTTTGGCCTACAACACCCCGACGCGGCTGCCGGTAGAAGACCGCTTGCAGGTGCTGGCGCGGCGCTACCCAGCCCTGGTGCTGCTGCCCGTTCCCCACAGTCACTCTAAGGCCGAAAACCTCAACGCCGCCCTGCAGGTGGCGGCGGGCGAGATGACGGGCATCTTTGACGCCGATCACCATCCGGCGGCAGACTGTCTTAGTCGAGCCTGGGCCTGGCTATATCAGGGCCGCTACGACGTGGTGCAGGGGCGCAACATTATTCGCAACGCCCAGGATAGCTGGTTGACCCAGCTGATTGCGGTGGAGTTTGAGTGCATCTACGGCATTAGCCACTACGGGCGATCGCTGCTGGCTGACACGGCTCTATTTGGTGGCTCCAACGGCTACTGGCGCACCTCGGCCCTGCGCCACCTGGGCTTTCACCACACCCGCCTCACCGAAGACATTGACGTGACGGTGCGGGGCTTGCTGGGGGGCTGCCGTCTGGTGCATGACCCGGCGATTGTCACTACCGAACTGGCCCCCGATAACCTGCGCGGGCTGTGGTTTCAGCGCCAGCGGTGGAGTCAGGGTTGGCTAGAGGTAGCGGGTTTGCACCTGGGTCGCGTGGCGCGATCGCCCCGGTTAGACGCTGTGCAAAAGCCCTACTGGGTGCTGATGCTGCTGTTTAGCCAGTTTTTTTATCCGCTGGTGTGGCAGGTGGTGCCGATGCTGCTCAGCATTCACCTGAGCGGCCGCGATCGCGACCTCAATTTTGAAAACCTCAACCTGGTGCTAATGGGGTTGTTGACCCTGAGCGTGGTGCTGCAAGTGGCGGTCGCAATGCTGCTGCGTCCGAAGGAGTCGACCTACACCCGCCGCCACGGTGTGCTTTACTGCGTGCTGTCGCCGGTTTACTTTTGGCTCAAGGCCCTAATTGGCATGGTGGCGATAGTTAACCATCTCAGCGGCAGCCGGGTTTGGCGGGTCACAGCCCGCACCAAGAGCAAGCCCAATCGGTGGATGGTGGCCCTGCGAGGGGCGAAGTAG
- a CDS encoding DUF3685 domain-containing protein: protein MTTAPLRLMLVDEDPVFRLGLRIWLEQTAGYAVVAEATQADDALAILASRANLETRSDAPPDWTPEPAPDWAEAWASQDPSRRPDIDLVILDLGLGAGRPDELPGLRLCADIKARYPTLPVLVLSAQTEPVLAAAARQLGADGFGARSMAVADLGRLIEQLVASGPPLARGLSPISSSQRPLITMRDGTTGRSLPVPNALAALRISMRRSSVQQIEAVMAQIEAEQRRGRGSLLSEAVLAGRYRELRAARWLVRRLLATPDFSDQGQPVEPPVVRPRTEPGELSFPWENEVPPGSPGTRVRPTQRPENALANREAFGNRLETSSRTGIATEDRLALNQGDLATLVFERVFRKLQGLLDNTSDVPLESDILRDDKKRELLYLVLRKVEDALAYLREAQVLPGQLPEKSSLVLQDLWQAAVTDFFGRYYTLQVNTLEQPVVPTLLTEAPVVQGAILDRLPLVPMLLGHLLFNESMVVDGGLYQAATPEAMARSQELLEHLVIQLANAVVQPMLNHFADVELMKKNLYHRRMMTSRDIERFRNDLSWRYRWDGLINEPRAIFESQHRLFGFTERGIQYQTIYVPRREELEQLSGLQRAVTLAVEARDAIAPRFRSAVSLVGSGIVYVLTDVIGRGIGLIGRGILRGVGGAWRDPRYRRDAQESDLRD from the coding sequence ATGACGACGGCCCCCCTGCGACTCATGCTGGTAGACGAAGACCCGGTGTTTCGCCTGGGCCTCCGCATCTGGCTGGAGCAAACCGCTGGCTACGCTGTAGTGGCTGAAGCCACCCAGGCCGACGATGCCCTGGCGATCTTGGCCAGTCGAGCTAACCTGGAGACGCGATCGGACGCCCCTCCCGACTGGACTCCAGAGCCCGCCCCTGACTGGGCCGAGGCCTGGGCCTCCCAGGACCCTAGCCGTCGCCCCGACATCGACTTGGTAATTCTCGATCTGGGCCTGGGGGCGGGTCGCCCTGACGAGCTGCCGGGGCTGCGCCTCTGTGCCGATATCAAAGCACGCTATCCAACTCTGCCGGTGCTGGTGCTCAGCGCCCAGACCGAACCGGTGCTGGCTGCCGCAGCCCGGCAGCTGGGTGCCGATGGGTTTGGGGCTCGCAGCATGGCCGTGGCCGATCTCGGTCGGCTGATTGAGCAATTGGTCGCGTCTGGGCCGCCACTCGCCAGGGGCCTAAGCCCAATTTCGAGCAGTCAGCGTCCCTTGATCACCATGCGGGATGGCACCACTGGCAGAAGTTTACCGGTACCCAATGCCCTAGCCGCCCTACGCATCAGCATGCGGCGATCGTCGGTGCAGCAAATTGAGGCCGTGATGGCCCAGATCGAGGCAGAGCAGCGACGCGGGCGCGGCTCGCTGCTGTCGGAGGCGGTGCTGGCGGGGCGTTACCGTGAACTGCGGGCGGCCCGCTGGCTGGTGCGGCGACTGCTGGCTACCCCTGACTTCTCTGACCAGGGGCAGCCCGTGGAGCCTCCCGTTGTACGGCCCCGAACGGAGCCAGGGGAGCTGTCTTTTCCCTGGGAGAACGAGGTGCCGCCAGGGTCACCGGGAACCAGGGTTAGGCCCACGCAACGACCCGAGAATGCCCTAGCGAATCGCGAAGCGTTCGGGAACCGACTCGAAACGAGTAGCCGTACCGGAATCGCCACCGAAGATCGCCTAGCCCTCAACCAGGGCGACCTGGCTACTCTGGTGTTTGAGCGGGTGTTTCGCAAATTGCAGGGGCTGCTCGATAACACCAGCGATGTGCCGCTGGAGTCTGACATTCTGCGCGACGACAAAAAGCGGGAGCTGCTCTACCTAGTGCTACGCAAGGTTGAAGACGCCCTTGCCTACCTCCGTGAGGCCCAGGTGCTGCCGGGGCAGCTGCCTGAGAAAAGCTCCCTGGTGCTGCAAGACTTGTGGCAGGCTGCCGTAACCGATTTTTTTGGCCGCTACTACACTCTTCAGGTCAATACCTTAGAGCAGCCCGTGGTGCCAACCCTGCTGACCGAGGCCCCCGTAGTGCAGGGGGCAATTTTAGACCGGCTGCCCCTGGTGCCGATGCTGCTGGGGCATCTGCTATTTAACGAGTCGATGGTGGTGGACGGCGGCCTTTACCAGGCCGCGACTCCCGAGGCGATGGCCCGCAGCCAGGAGCTGCTAGAGCACCTGGTGATTCAGCTAGCCAACGCCGTGGTGCAGCCCATGCTCAACCACTTTGCCGACGTGGAGCTGATGAAGAAAAACCTCTACCACCGCCGCATGATGACTAGCCGCGACATTGAGCGCTTTCGCAACGACCTGTCCTGGCGCTACCGTTGGGATGGACTGATCAATGAACCCCGAGCGATTTTTGAGAGTCAGCACCGGCTGTTTGGCTTCACCGAGCGGGGCATTCAGTACCAGACGATCTACGTGCCCCGGCGGGAGGAGCTGGAGCAGCTTTCGGGCCTACAGCGGGCAGTAACCTTGGCGGTGGAAGCTCGCGATGCGATCGCCCCTCGATTTCGCTCGGCGGTTTCGCTGGTGGGCAGCGGTATTGTGTACGTGCTGACCGACGTGATTGGCCGGGGCATTGGGCTGATTGGGCGGGGCATTTTGCGCGGGGTCGGCGGTGCCTGGCGCGACCCTCGCTACCGCCGCGATGCCCAAGAAAGTGACCTGCGAGACTAG
- a CDS encoding pentapeptide repeat-containing protein, with translation MAHRTTPRQNLRPTGVAAAVGLALTLATPGAANDPLRQLLISRICIACDLSGVVLTSANLEDADLTNANLAGANLRQARLPRAQLTQADLSQTNLQQVVLSAADLTGANLSGANLSQATLTGSTLREVNAADVNLERAEARNSDWYGSDLSGSRLDGAVFNHASLAATDLTNATLTHSQLFRANLIGAQLAGADFTGADLRQALIRDTELAGAIFTDADLQDANLNRTDLSAARFCNTRMADGAINNDHCAELGLSPDRAVP, from the coding sequence ATGGCACACCGCACCACACCACGCCAAAATCTCCGTCCCACGGGGGTAGCCGCCGCGGTTGGCCTTGCCCTCACTTTGGCTACCCCCGGTGCTGCCAACGACCCCCTGCGGCAGCTGCTGATCAGCCGCATCTGCATAGCCTGTGACCTTAGCGGCGTCGTGCTCACCAGCGCCAATCTCGAAGATGCCGACCTGACCAATGCCAATCTGGCGGGAGCCAACCTACGCCAGGCCCGCCTGCCCCGCGCTCAGTTGACCCAAGCTGACCTGAGCCAGACCAACCTGCAACAGGTAGTGCTCAGCGCCGCTGACCTGACCGGAGCCAACCTGTCGGGGGCCAATCTCAGCCAAGCCACCCTCACCGGCAGCACCCTGCGGGAGGTCAACGCCGCTGACGTCAATCTAGAACGCGCCGAAGCCCGCAACAGCGATTGGTACGGCAGCGACCTCAGCGGCAGCCGTCTAGATGGAGCCGTGTTCAACCACGCCAGTCTGGCAGCAACCGATTTGACCAACGCGACCTTAACCCACAGCCAGCTTTTTCGGGCCAACTTGATTGGTGCCCAGCTAGCGGGGGCCGACTTTACCGGGGCCGACCTGCGCCAAGCACTAATTCGTGATACCGAGTTAGCCGGGGCTATCTTTACCGATGCCGACCTACAAGATGCCAATCTCAACCGCACCGACCTCAGCGCTGCTCGGTTCTGCAACACTCGCATGGCCGATGGCGCGATCAACAACGATCACTGCGCCGAGCTAGGGCTGAGCCCCGATCGCGCTGTTCCCTAA
- a CDS encoding OsmC family protein has translation MTTTEQVYTINGFAPSGVTELVTAIQQDAAQAQMAFHATTAWVDGTRSLTRMTSFDWAGQAYTRDFSLTIDEPEELGGTNMGPNPQEVLLAGINSCILTTFVEHCSVEGIRLEKVEIHSTGTLDVRGLLKLDESIQAGYQDMRWTLTVKGDATPEKFQQMYEATIASSPNFWNLANPVKIVPSLRVEA, from the coding sequence ATGACTACGACCGAGCAAGTTTATACCATCAACGGCTTTGCCCCCAGCGGCGTCACCGAGCTAGTTACCGCCATTCAGCAGGATGCTGCCCAAGCGCAGATGGCCTTCCACGCCACTACGGCTTGGGTAGACGGCACGCGATCGCTCACCCGCATGACCTCCTTCGACTGGGCTGGGCAAGCCTACACCCGCGACTTCTCGCTCACCATCGACGAACCTGAGGAACTGGGCGGCACCAACATGGGACCTAACCCCCAGGAGGTGCTGCTGGCAGGCATCAATTCCTGCATTCTGACTACCTTTGTCGAACATTGCTCTGTAGAGGGTATTCGGCTAGAGAAAGTGGAGATCCACAGCACCGGCACCCTCGATGTGCGCGGCCTGCTCAAGCTGGACGAATCCATCCAGGCCGGGTATCAGGACATGCGCTGGACGCTGACGGTGAAGGGCGACGCCACTCCCGAGAAATTCCAGCAGATGTATGAGGCGACGATCGCATCCTCGCCGAACTTCTGGAACCTGGCCAACCCGGTCAAGATCGTGCCATCCCTGCGTGTCGAAGCCTAA
- a CDS encoding AmpG family muropeptide MFS transporter, which yields MKATHSLVQVFQSRKMAAILLLGIASGLPYALMDDAFRGWMTKAQLDLRTIGWFSLISLPYSLKFLWSPFLDRFVPPRLGRRRGWMVIGQLGLVMTIAILAVQMAAIAVGPSPTPASVLQLVALIALGITFLSATQDIAIDAYRTDVLEEREMGAGAATYVLGYRIAILLTGAMAFILADRITWPWVYGVMAGLMGLGVLVSLWAPEPVRAVHPPDSLRQAVVQPFGEFFSRLGVQRTIAVLLFILLYKLGDNLTAKMAIPFLGDQGLGFSDTDIGTIRQGLGLVATIVGTLAGGAALSQLGINRSLWIFGGLQALSNLGYLILAIVGKNYLVMVLAINVENFCAGLGTAGFVGFLMSLCNARFSATQFALLSSLMAVGRDLIAGPASGELAQRLQQFVQSNPNLAATPTLGGATQQGWPLFFGITLLAALPGLMLLPVFAPWHDREEVD from the coding sequence GTGAAAGCTACTCACTCCTTAGTTCAGGTTTTTCAAAGTCGCAAGATGGCGGCCATTCTGCTGCTAGGCATTGCCTCGGGGCTGCCTTACGCCCTGATGGATGACGCCTTCCGGGGCTGGATGACCAAGGCTCAGCTCGATCTGCGAACCATCGGCTGGTTCAGCTTGATTAGCCTGCCCTACTCGCTCAAATTTTTGTGGTCGCCCTTTCTCGATCGCTTCGTACCCCCTCGCTTGGGCCGACGGCGGGGCTGGATGGTGATCGGGCAGCTAGGGCTGGTAATGACGATCGCAATTCTCGCCGTGCAAATGGCCGCGATCGCCGTTGGTCCTTCGCCCACGCCAGCCTCGGTGCTGCAGCTCGTCGCCCTGATCGCCCTAGGGATTACCTTTCTCAGCGCCACCCAAGACATCGCCATTGATGCCTACCGCACCGATGTGCTAGAGGAGCGCGAAATGGGGGCCGGGGCCGCCACCTACGTCTTGGGCTACCGGATCGCCATTTTGCTGACCGGGGCGATGGCCTTCATTCTGGCCGATCGCATTACCTGGCCCTGGGTCTACGGGGTGATGGCCGGGCTGATGGGGCTGGGGGTGCTGGTCTCGCTGTGGGCACCGGAGCCGGTGCGCGCCGTGCACCCGCCCGACTCATTAAGGCAAGCGGTGGTGCAACCCTTTGGCGAGTTTTTTAGCCGCTTGGGGGTACAGCGCACGATCGCCGTGCTGCTGTTCATTCTGCTCTACAAGCTGGGCGATAATCTGACGGCGAAAATGGCCATTCCCTTTTTGGGCGACCAGGGGTTGGGCTTTTCAGATACCGACATTGGCACGATTCGTCAGGGGCTGGGGCTAGTGGCCACCATCGTCGGCACTCTGGCGGGCGGAGCGGCCCTCAGCCAGCTGGGCATCAACCGCTCCCTGTGGATTTTTGGCGGGCTTCAGGCCCTGAGCAATTTGGGCTATCTGATTCTGGCGATCGTCGGCAAAAATTACCTGGTCATGGTGCTAGCTATCAACGTCGAAAACTTTTGCGCTGGGCTGGGAACGGCGGGCTTTGTCGGTTTTCTAATGAGTCTGTGTAATGCCCGCTTTTCTGCCACCCAGTTTGCCCTGCTCTCTAGCCTGATGGCGGTGGGGCGCGATTTGATCGCTGGCCCCGCCAGCGGTGAACTTGCCCAGCGCTTACAGCAGTTTGTGCAGAGCAACCCCAACCTGGCTGCGACACCCACTTTAGGAGGGGCTACTCAACAGGGCTGGCCCCTATTCTTTGGAATTACGCTGCTCGCCGCCCTGCCAGGATTGATGCTGTTGCCTGTGTTTGCCCCCTGGCACGATCGCGAGGAGGTCGATTAA
- a CDS encoding TMEM14 family protein translates to MLFLIVAIAPWVLLLYAVLVIAGGVMGYVKARSKPSLISGLISGAALLIAWWITLSNSYNAGITLAICLAIALLVVFGLRFRKTNKFMPAGLMAIVSLFCAVLFGVALAV, encoded by the coding sequence ATGCTCTTTCTGATCGTTGCGATCGCGCCCTGGGTGCTCTTGCTCTACGCCGTGCTGGTCATAGCCGGGGGCGTAATGGGCTATGTGAAAGCTCGCAGTAAACCCTCTCTTATTTCTGGGCTAATTAGCGGCGCAGCCTTGCTCATCGCCTGGTGGATCACCCTGAGCAACAGCTACAACGCCGGTATAACTCTGGCCATCTGCCTTGCGATCGCGCTCCTTGTCGTCTTTGGCCTGCGCTTCCGCAAAACCAACAAATTCATGCCCGCCGGACTGATGGCGATCGTGAGTCTGTTTTGTGCGGTTCTGTTTGGCGTTGCGTTGGCCGTATAA
- a CDS encoding PotD/PotF family extracellular solute-binding protein gives MTVRWSKTRSVGRSRPYHFSRRRFLQFSTATVSSLALANCRQSGTNTSDPDGAPTDGTNKPLYIYTWSDYVDGEVYDRFTQATGIPIEVQTYDSNETMLAKIQAGGGQQFSILYPSDYMVQQMIELGLLATLDHSKLTGLEDLRGPWQNPTYDPNNAHSIPLSWGTTGLIYDTTKLSPPPADWAYLWERQDALTGRLTLLDDVRETLGATLASLGYSYNTTDPGQIEAAFKRLQELKPAIAQFSSFGWEDSLIAGDLDLCMTYSHLGNALPAEHPNLRYVIPTSGSSLWTDAIAIPKTAPNPEAAYAWLNFMLEPENAAFAVQKLGFATPSKSAFELLPAELQDSETLFPPESVLANCEGIAPLDTATSDLFDRYWTELTSA, from the coding sequence ATGACCGTTCGTTGGTCAAAGACCCGCTCAGTGGGGCGATCGCGCCCGTATCATTTCTCCCGGCGGCGATTTCTGCAATTTTCAACGGCTACAGTGTCCAGCTTAGCCCTGGCGAACTGCCGACAGTCGGGCACCAATACCTCCGATCCGGACGGCGCTCCCACCGACGGCACTAACAAACCGCTCTATATTTACACCTGGTCTGACTACGTCGATGGTGAGGTCTACGATCGCTTCACCCAGGCCACCGGCATCCCCATCGAGGTGCAGACCTACGACTCTAACGAGACTATGCTGGCGAAAATCCAGGCGGGCGGCGGGCAGCAGTTCAGCATTCTGTATCCCTCCGACTACATGGTGCAGCAGATGATTGAGCTAGGGCTGTTGGCGACCCTCGACCACAGCAAACTGACTGGCTTAGAAGACCTGCGCGGCCCTTGGCAAAACCCCACCTACGACCCCAACAATGCCCACAGCATCCCGCTCAGCTGGGGTACCACTGGGCTGATCTACGACACTACCAAACTCAGTCCGCCCCCTGCGGACTGGGCTTATCTATGGGAGCGGCAAGACGCCTTGACAGGCCGGCTCACCCTACTCGACGACGTCCGTGAGACCCTAGGGGCGACCCTGGCCTCGCTGGGTTATTCCTACAACACGACTGACCCTGGACAGATCGAGGCTGCGTTCAAGCGGTTGCAGGAGCTGAAACCGGCGATCGCCCAATTCTCAAGTTTTGGCTGGGAAGACTCCCTGATCGCAGGTGACCTCGACCTCTGCATGACCTACTCGCACTTGGGCAACGCCCTCCCCGCCGAGCACCCCAACCTGCGCTACGTCATCCCCACCTCTGGCAGCTCCCTGTGGACCGATGCGATCGCGATTCCCAAAACCGCGCCGAACCCAGAGGCCGCCTACGCTTGGCTCAACTTCATGCTCGAGCCTGAGAACGCTGCCTTTGCTGTACAGAAGCTGGGCTTTGCCACCCCCAGCAAGTCGGCGTTTGAGCTGCTGCCCGCCGAACTGCAAGACAGCGAAACCCTGTTTCCGCCAGAGTCGGTCCTGGCTAACTGCGAGGGCATTGCTCCGCTTGATACAGCTACGTCTGACCTATTCGATCGCTACTGGACTGAATTAACCAGCGCTTAG